A region of Bicyclus anynana chromosome 17, ilBicAnyn1.1, whole genome shotgun sequence DNA encodes the following proteins:
- the LOC112049435 gene encoding organic cation transporter protein produces the protein MEQKKEINLDSVLESLGPYGRYNLFNFVLLLFPVLLTSFFECGFIFEAQEQIYRCKVHGCEERFNDTSWLKYAVPTNAEKNLPESCERYAPINNRTIVEQCLPDEFTNKTIPCDSFVYEEGQSLVKEFNLGCQEWKRALVGTVHNSGMFAAMLMTGAVSDRYGRRVAVGIAATASFVFGISRAFSPDYITYLVLHFLEAAFGGGLYPSAYVFAVELVGLKQRVIVSAMCNMTFVVGVVLIAVLAWFVDNWRTYILILYSPAIIVGIYVWFMNESARWLLSKGRKDEAISTLKKAAKINNLDPRMLDLDALSDPLLKPINQPEDKKSQFSKAIRSSIIWKRLLICSFLWLTCSLVYYGMSINSVSLSSNKYVSFMLVVLVEIPAYIVVVIVLDKYGRKRTMIVTYTTCALTSLLFAFLPRSDLWSIPLYLIGKWSVTLTYSSVYIYVSEVFPTNMRQTLISVCSTAGRIGSLIAPLTPLLSEYHKSMPTVLFGGMCCISSLLVLMLPETRNVRLPDTIEEAEALSRKKTKEDAM, from the exons ATGGAACAGAAGAAAGAAATCAATCTAGACTCCGTGCTCGAGAGTCTGGGACCGTACGGACGCTACAATCTATTCAATTTCGTCTTGCTACTGTTCCCAGTACTTTTGACCAGTTTCTTCGAATGCGGATTCATTTTTGAAGCCCAGGAACAGATATACAG ATGCAAAGTCCACGGGTGCGAAGAAAGATTCAACGACACATCATGGCTGAAGTATGCAGTGCCCACAAACGCGGAGAAGAATCTCCCAGAATCCTGCGAGAGATATGCCCCTATAAACAACAGGACAATCGTTGAACAATGTCTGCCGGACGAATTCACCAACAAAACCATACCTTGCGACAGTTTCGTCTATGAAGAAGGACAGTCTTTGGTTAAAGAG TTCAATCTAGGGTGCCAAGAATGGAAGCGCGCATTGGTAGGGACCGTGCATAACTCGGGAATGTTCGCAGCGATGCTTATGACTGGCGCGGTGTCAGACAGATATGGCAGAAGAGTGGCTGTTGGCATCGCCGCCACTGCCAGCTTCGTCTTTGGCATATCCAGAGCGTTCTCGCCGGATTACATCACGTATCTGGTGTTGCATTTCCTGGAAGCTGCGTTTGGTGGAGGTTTATATCCATCTGCGTATGTCTTTG CGGTAGAACTGGTCGGCTTGAAACAGCGGGTCATCGTCTCAGCGATGTGCAACATGACCTTCGTCGTTGGCGTCGTCCTCATCGCCGTCCTCGCTTGGTTCGTGGACAACTGGCGGACCTACATCCTCATCCTATACAGCCCAGCCATCATTGTTGGTATATACGTGTGGTTCATGAACGAAAGTGCAAGATGGCTGCTAAGCAAAGGCAGAAAGGACGAAGCTATATCCACACTGAAAAAGGCTGCCAAAATCAACAATTTAGATCCTCGGATGTTAGATTTAGATGCCTTGAGTGATCCACTGTTGAAACCAATAAACCAACCCGAGGATAAGAAATCTCAGTTCTCGAAAGCAATACGCTCGAGTATTATATGGAAGAGGTTGTTGATATGTTCGTTTCTATGGTTGACGTGCTCTCTAGTTTACTACGGAATGTCGATTAACTCAGTGTCGTTGAGTTCGAACAAGTATGTGAGTTTCATGTTGGTTGTGTTAGTGGAGATACCAGCGTATATCGTGGTGGTGATCGTGTTGGACAAATACGGTAGGAAGAGGACGATGATTGTGACTTACACTACATGTGCGCTTACCAGTTTGCTGTTCGCCTTTTTACCAAGAT CGGATCTCTGGTCCATCCCCCTGTATCTGATCGGCAAATGGAGTGTCACACTGACGTACAGTTCGGTGTACATCTACGTGTCAGAGGTGTTCCCTACGAACATGCGTCAAACACTCATCAGCGTGTGTTCTACTGCCGGCAGGATAGGATCGCTGATCGCACCACTGACTCCGCTACTG TCTGAGTACCACAAATCGATGCCAACGGTCCTCTTTGGGGGTATGTGCTGCATCTCCAGTTTATTGGTGCTAATGCTGCCGGAAACAAGGAATGTCAGACTTCCCGACACGATAGAAGAGGCCGAAGCACTATCCAGAAAGAAGACAAAAGAAGACGCTATGTGA